The Kutzneria kofuensis genome has a window encoding:
- a CDS encoding glycoside hydrolase family 27 protein — MGATVLAAVSLVAPAWGGPASAGPSAPAEAPPMGWASWNSFAAQINYGVIKAQADAMVSSGMRDAGYRYVNIDEGWWQGTRDAAGNITVDAKDWPGGMKAIADYIHGKGLKAGIYTDAGKNGCGYYYPTGRPAAPGSGSEGHYDQDFLQFSRWGFDFVKVDWCGGDVEGLNARNAYQAISDAIGRATAKTGRPLTLSICDWGKQDPWNWAPGMSTMWRTSQDIIYWGQSPSMDRVLGNFDAAQHPTAQSAGHYNDPDMLVVGMPGFTPAQNRSHLSLWAVSGAPLLAGNNLATMTADTKAALTNREVIAIDQDSLGRQGTRVAEDQPGRQVYSKVLTGNRRAVVALNRTDAAATITVRVADLGLSGRVSVRDIWKAADLGAKTTSFTVTVPAHDSVLLTVTPA; from the coding sequence GTGGGGGCGACGGTGCTGGCGGCGGTAAGCCTGGTGGCGCCGGCATGGGGCGGGCCGGCATCGGCCGGACCGAGCGCGCCGGCGGAAGCGCCGCCGATGGGATGGGCGTCGTGGAACAGCTTCGCGGCTCAGATCAACTACGGCGTGATCAAGGCTCAGGCCGACGCGATGGTGTCGAGCGGCATGCGGGACGCCGGATACCGCTACGTCAACATCGACGAGGGCTGGTGGCAGGGAACCCGGGACGCGGCCGGCAACATCACGGTCGACGCGAAGGACTGGCCGGGCGGCATGAAGGCGATCGCCGACTACATCCACGGCAAGGGCCTGAAGGCCGGCATCTACACCGACGCCGGCAAGAACGGGTGCGGCTACTACTACCCCACCGGACGTCCCGCCGCCCCCGGCTCGGGCAGCGAGGGCCACTACGACCAGGACTTCCTGCAGTTCTCCCGCTGGGGCTTCGACTTCGTCAAGGTGGACTGGTGCGGCGGCGACGTCGAGGGGCTCAACGCCCGCAACGCCTATCAGGCGATCAGCGACGCGATCGGCCGCGCCACCGCGAAAACGGGACGGCCGCTGACACTGTCCATCTGCGACTGGGGCAAGCAGGACCCGTGGAACTGGGCGCCGGGCATGTCGACGATGTGGCGCACCAGCCAGGACATCATCTACTGGGGTCAGAGCCCGTCCATGGACCGCGTCCTGGGCAACTTCGACGCGGCGCAGCACCCGACCGCCCAGAGCGCGGGCCACTACAACGACCCGGACATGCTGGTCGTCGGCATGCCGGGCTTCACCCCGGCCCAGAACCGGTCGCACCTGAGCCTGTGGGCGGTCTCCGGCGCGCCGTTGCTGGCCGGCAACAACCTGGCCACGATGACGGCCGACACGAAAGCGGCGCTGACCAACCGTGAGGTCATCGCGATCGACCAGGATTCGCTGGGACGGCAGGGAACCAGGGTGGCCGAAGACCAGCCGGGCCGGCAGGTCTACAGCAAGGTCCTCACCGGCAACCGGCGCGCGGTCGTCGCGCTCAACCGCACGGACGCGGCCGCGACGATCACCGTGCGCGTCGCCGACCTGGGCCTGAGCGGCCGGGTTTCGGTGCGGGACATCTGGAAGGCGGCCGACCTCGGCGCCAAGACCACGAGCTTCACGGTGACCGTCCCGGCGCACGACTCCGTGCTGCTGACGGTGACTCCGGCATGA
- a CDS encoding helix-turn-helix transcriptional regulator, with protein MSTGPTRDRRLAELREFLRSRRERLTPADVGLPDGGRRRTPGLRREEVAVLAGVGVSWYTWLEQGRDIKVSDDVLDAVARALLLDEAERAHLYRLAGLNPPQRLSEPAAPVSAQLHRLLEAWAPRPGYIRDRHWNFAAVNEAARVVFGYGDTDHNCLVSFFTNARYRVVHQHWDETAPAVVAGFRADAARYPDDPAFDRIAAGLAEVSPEFAALWARHDAGEHTSAVKVVDHPEAGPMTFDATLLPLPEHPGHHLILHNPRPGTDTAERLTRLMGVHPGGGTPMMS; from the coding sequence GTGAGCACTGGCCCGACTCGTGACCGACGCCTTGCCGAGCTGCGTGAGTTCCTGCGCAGTCGCCGGGAGCGGCTGACCCCCGCCGACGTCGGCCTGCCCGACGGCGGGCGGCGGCGCACGCCCGGATTGCGGCGCGAGGAGGTCGCGGTGCTGGCCGGGGTGGGGGTGTCCTGGTACACGTGGCTCGAGCAGGGCCGCGACATCAAGGTGTCCGACGACGTCCTGGACGCGGTCGCGCGGGCGCTGCTGCTCGACGAGGCGGAGCGTGCCCACCTGTACCGACTGGCCGGCCTCAATCCGCCGCAGCGGCTGTCGGAGCCCGCGGCGCCGGTGTCCGCGCAGCTGCACCGGCTGCTGGAGGCGTGGGCTCCCCGGCCCGGCTACATCCGCGACCGGCACTGGAACTTCGCCGCCGTGAACGAGGCCGCGCGTGTCGTGTTCGGCTACGGTGACACCGACCACAACTGCCTGGTCTCGTTCTTCACCAACGCCCGCTACCGGGTCGTGCACCAGCACTGGGACGAGACCGCCCCGGCGGTCGTGGCCGGCTTCCGCGCCGACGCCGCCCGCTATCCGGACGATCCGGCGTTCGACCGCATCGCCGCCGGCCTGGCCGAGGTCAGTCCCGAGTTCGCCGCCCTGTGGGCCCGGCACGACGCCGGGGAGCACACCAGCGCGGTCAAGGTCGTCGACCATCCCGAGGCCGGGCCGATGACGTTCGACGCGACGCTGCTCCCGCTGCCGGAGCATCCCGGTCATCACCTGATCCTGCACAACCCCCGGCCCGGCACCGACACGGCGGAACGACTGACGCGGCTGATGGGCGTCCATCCTGGTGGTGGCACACCCATGATGAGCTGA
- a CDS encoding glycoside hydrolase family 16 protein — MIHARRRPLTAAVARMAGGAAKPPPVWETVLDGTFAGYQSLEAAWNYGYPWGSDHNGAARTSTVADREHVFLEPDGVLALKATRTPSTERTSLHRPYSAIHYRSGAIHTKQPILVSDRFPDWEIRGEFRAPATMGAWPACWLSGIASRPPESDILEFRGDTRNRFTTYRDASGRTATTLVDVRNPGGWHGYRARITKAGPTDVDIHYYLDGTWVAAHRGANFVDRPMWLIIDLQMEGAAGSPGPTAPTYFRARNVHVGRNRT; from the coding sequence ATGATCCATGCCCGCAGAAGACCGCTGACCGCCGCCGTCGCGCGCATGGCCGGCGGAGCGGCGAAGCCCCCGCCGGTGTGGGAGACCGTGCTGGACGGCACGTTCGCCGGGTACCAGAGCCTCGAAGCGGCGTGGAACTACGGCTATCCCTGGGGATCGGACCACAACGGCGCCGCACGGACGAGCACCGTCGCCGACCGCGAGCACGTGTTCCTGGAGCCGGACGGCGTGCTGGCGCTGAAGGCCACCCGCACCCCGTCGACCGAGCGCACCAGTTTGCACCGGCCGTACAGCGCGATCCACTACCGCTCCGGCGCGATCCACACCAAGCAGCCGATCCTGGTCAGCGACCGGTTTCCCGACTGGGAGATCAGGGGCGAGTTCCGGGCGCCGGCGACGATGGGCGCGTGGCCGGCGTGCTGGCTCAGCGGCATCGCGAGCCGGCCGCCGGAGAGCGACATCCTGGAGTTCCGGGGTGACACCAGGAACCGGTTCACCACGTACCGCGACGCCTCCGGCCGCACCGCCACCACCCTCGTCGACGTGCGGAACCCCGGCGGCTGGCACGGATACCGGGCCCGGATCACCAAGGCCGGTCCGACGGACGTGGACATCCACTACTACCTCGACGGGACCTGGGTCGCCGCGCACCGCGGCGCGAACTTCGTCGACCGGCCGATGTGGCTGATCATCGACCTGCAGATGGAGGGCGCGGCCGGCTCGCCGGGCCCGACGGCCCCGACCTACTTCCGCGCCCGCAACGTCCATGTCGGTCGCAATCGCACCTGA
- a CDS encoding beta-galactosidase produces MRSLAVALALLMSVGLCAAPVAAEPTARHQIGFDRYSLTLDGRRQVIWSGEFHPYRLPSPDLWLDVLQKMKATGYNAVSIYFDWGYHSPAPGVYDFTGVRDMDRVLDLAARVGLYVIARPGPYINAEVTGGGFPGWLSTQAGRARGDAPDYLAAADEWLTRIDRIIARHQYTDGHGSVILYQIENELAATGTSQQNYVAHLYDKVRADGIAVPVFHNDKGRNGIWVPASSGVSGTVPGKVDLYAFDGYPGGACHTDATPGSPNVAPDWGLYGPGGAKGGASASPNTPGFAAEFGGGWFDYWGSNGTYPCTAVREGPGYERVFYGTNLANGLTIQNFYMTFGGTSWGWLPAPVVYTSYDYGAAIDEARQLRPKALTMKEMGYFLATVPQLSTMDRAAAVTPSSSAVKVYHNTNPGTGTQLYVPMHSPSNATTNDTFTFPLSTTDGSYTVPQSGVLRLNGQDAKLLVADLDLAGQHLVYSTSELMAAVDGTVLMHGRPGEDGETVLRYAKKPRVDVLAGDVTTTWSGNDLRLNYRHDGLARVRISGGGRPDVTLLLADDATADTFWRVDSNAGPLLVRGPDLVRTAKTWLGGTTLTGDTKRPTDLEVWGARGLLLSWNGGFVPTTRTRSGSLQAVKQLPGPVDPRLPALSGWRTAPGSPEAAPGYDDSKWTVADKTTTNSTTKPPAGQPVLTADDYGFSTGDVWYRGHYQGVMPEQLSLQYGGGGAGMLQAWLDGQYLGENVLPSGLASPPTTGTATFSVPAGLRADGPHVLSVMVRNDGHNEDGGVNDAHKEGRGLISVALSGASWRIQGGSPDPVRGPLNNGGLAGERDGWHLPGFPDREWTPATLPAATADPGTTWYRTTFDLRIPAGQDTSVGLTIGDPGKPRSGGHYRALIFVNGWNLGQYIADVGPQHTFALPTGILDPHGHNTLAIAVTSDGGAGNGLENVTLSDLGSARGGVPVRLVTSPGYRTN; encoded by the coding sequence ATGCGGTCCCTGGCTGTAGCGCTCGCACTGCTCATGTCGGTCGGGTTGTGCGCGGCGCCGGTCGCCGCCGAACCCACCGCGCGGCACCAGATCGGGTTCGACAGGTACTCGCTGACGCTGGACGGGCGGCGCCAGGTCATCTGGTCCGGCGAGTTCCACCCGTACCGGCTGCCGAGCCCGGACCTGTGGCTCGACGTGCTGCAGAAGATGAAGGCCACCGGCTACAACGCGGTGTCGATCTACTTCGACTGGGGCTACCACTCACCGGCGCCGGGCGTCTACGACTTCACCGGCGTCCGGGACATGGACCGGGTGCTGGACCTGGCCGCCCGGGTCGGGCTGTACGTGATCGCGCGGCCGGGGCCGTACATCAACGCGGAGGTGACCGGCGGCGGGTTCCCCGGCTGGCTGTCCACGCAGGCCGGGCGGGCCCGCGGCGACGCGCCGGACTACCTGGCCGCCGCCGACGAGTGGCTGACGCGGATCGACCGGATCATCGCCCGCCACCAGTACACCGACGGCCACGGCTCGGTGATCCTCTACCAGATCGAGAACGAGCTGGCCGCCACCGGGACCAGCCAGCAGAACTACGTCGCCCACCTGTACGACAAGGTCCGCGCCGACGGCATCGCCGTGCCGGTCTTCCACAACGACAAGGGGCGCAACGGCATCTGGGTGCCGGCGAGTTCGGGCGTGTCGGGAACCGTGCCGGGCAAGGTCGACCTGTACGCCTTCGACGGCTATCCCGGCGGCGCGTGCCACACCGACGCCACGCCGGGCAGCCCGAACGTCGCGCCGGACTGGGGCCTGTACGGTCCGGGCGGCGCGAAGGGCGGCGCCAGCGCCTCGCCGAACACCCCCGGCTTCGCCGCGGAGTTCGGCGGCGGCTGGTTCGACTACTGGGGCAGCAACGGGACCTACCCGTGCACCGCGGTCCGCGAGGGCCCCGGCTACGAGCGCGTGTTCTACGGCACCAACCTGGCCAACGGGTTGACGATCCAGAACTTCTACATGACGTTCGGCGGCACCTCGTGGGGTTGGCTGCCGGCGCCGGTGGTGTACACCTCCTACGACTACGGCGCGGCCATCGACGAGGCCCGTCAACTGCGCCCGAAGGCGCTGACGATGAAGGAGATGGGGTACTTCCTCGCGACGGTGCCACAGCTGTCCACAATGGATCGCGCCGCCGCGGTGACGCCGTCCTCGTCCGCAGTGAAGGTCTACCACAACACGAACCCGGGCACGGGGACGCAGCTGTACGTGCCAATGCATTCGCCGTCCAATGCCACCACCAACGACACGTTCACCTTCCCGCTGTCCACAACGGACGGCTCCTACACCGTGCCGCAGTCGGGCGTGTTGCGTCTGAACGGCCAGGACGCCAAGCTGCTCGTCGCCGACCTCGACCTGGCCGGCCAGCACCTGGTGTACTCGACGTCGGAGCTCATGGCGGCGGTCGACGGCACGGTGCTGATGCACGGCCGCCCCGGTGAGGACGGCGAGACGGTTCTGCGCTACGCCAAGAAGCCGCGGGTGGACGTGCTCGCCGGGGACGTCACGACCACGTGGTCCGGCAACGACCTCCGGCTGAACTATCGGCACGACGGGCTGGCCCGGGTACGGATCAGCGGCGGTGGCCGGCCGGACGTCACGCTGCTGCTGGCCGACGACGCCACCGCGGACACCTTCTGGCGCGTGGACAGCAATGCGGGTCCGCTGCTCGTGCGCGGGCCGGATCTGGTGCGCACGGCCAAGACGTGGCTGGGCGGAACCACCTTGACCGGTGACACCAAGCGGCCCACGGACCTTGAGGTCTGGGGCGCCCGGGGGCTCCTGCTGTCCTGGAACGGCGGCTTCGTGCCGACCACCCGCACCCGATCGGGCAGCCTCCAGGCCGTCAAGCAGCTGCCCGGACCGGTCGATCCACGGCTGCCGGCGCTGTCCGGCTGGCGCACCGCCCCGGGCTCCCCGGAGGCAGCGCCCGGCTACGACGACTCGAAGTGGACCGTCGCCGACAAGACCACCACGAACAGCACCACGAAGCCGCCGGCCGGGCAGCCCGTCCTCACCGCGGACGACTACGGCTTCTCCACCGGCGACGTCTGGTACCGGGGTCACTACCAGGGCGTCATGCCGGAACAGCTCAGCCTGCAGTACGGCGGCGGAGGCGCCGGCATGCTGCAGGCCTGGCTCGACGGCCAGTATCTCGGCGAGAACGTCCTGCCCAGCGGTCTCGCTTCGCCTCCGACCACCGGCACAGCAACGTTCTCGGTGCCTGCGGGCCTGCGAGCTGACGGTCCGCACGTGTTGTCGGTGATGGTCCGCAACGACGGCCACAACGAGGACGGCGGCGTCAACGACGCGCACAAGGAGGGCCGTGGCCTGATCTCCGTGGCACTGAGCGGAGCGTCGTGGCGGATCCAAGGCGGCAGCCCCGACCCCGTGCGCGGCCCGCTGAACAACGGTGGCCTCGCCGGCGAGCGCGACGGCTGGCACCTCCCCGGATTCCCGGACCGTGAGTGGACTCCGGCTACGCTGCCAGCAGCCACCGCCGACCCGGGGACCACCTGGTACCGCACCACCTTCGACCTCCGCATCCCGGCCGGCCAGGACACCTCCGTCGGATTGACCATCGGTGACCCCGGCAAGCCGCGGTCGGGCGGCCACTACCGCGCGCTGATCTTCGTGAACGGCTGGAACCTCGGCCAGTACATCGCGGACGTCGGGCCGCAGCACACCTTCGCGCTGCCGACCGGCATCCTCGACCCGCATGGCCACAACACCCTCGCCATCGCGGTCACCAGCGACGGCGGCGCCGGCAACGGACTGGAGAACGTCACGCTGTCCGACCTGGGATCCGCCCGCGGCGGCGTCCCCGTGCGCCTGGTGACCTCACCCGGCTACCGCACGAACTAA
- a CDS encoding glycoside hydrolase family 3 C-terminal domain-containing protein — protein MPDVDLGPRSEVGPGPHDARPPREVVDEVATRLSRDDHVALALPVQPPIPELGLPAFRLALEDLPSALPGALGLGSTWNPGLARRIGAAVGVRVRALRQNPLRRVPAVVPLYDPWSERNGDGYSEDPLLTSMLATALGLGLRGPSTESPRIAPVIDVFAEGERSHIRANMRVHIEYELPPLRAVLETGAAAALALPERFVDQHPFLAGLFVDLAVRGWSDDTIVLCDELSAGKALWPSADGYLAAADASAGPTDRTASARRMLLLRSQLHSSPPAGRDDADHLAAQAAREAVVLLRNDGLLPLVTGEGMKVAVIGAQAAGLRRIIEKHLHGSAATVSYHSGADRYAVWLAGTPHRLTVTAAGDVVCKGRHGIQFELHQWRPEVYALLSPDGTYVSVGDDGTVGTDQPSAGHCPAAAGFRLLATDGDVFAMHHVASDRYLAVEGDTVTTVEEWEHAALFRFERTEDGSEAAAAIARDADVAIVVAGNSPLVERHAGPRVKLDLPTQQQQALRAVRAANSNTVLVVASDYPYTIDWADENVPAILWTAHNGPHTLPAIAEVLLGDHAPAGRLPQTWYRSADDIPAGGTRDIIGARLTYLYHDRKPLYPFGHGLTYTPFTYPRATVNPAAIAEDETTTVTVEVHNDGFVDSDEVVQLYSRQLTSRVRQPRLQLRDYRRVHVRAGATETITFRIRASDLSIWDIRVGQQVVERSKHEILVGGSSATTTAVGRLDVHGTPVTDRAVAGADVPATEFDESWGVSLVAGPSSNGTALVSVEPGAWTAYRRCDLTGVSAWSMTCSSSEHAAVELRLDSPTGALLGTIVVGTTGAIHRAGANRIPPNLGVHDVFVVFSRPDVTAAELVFHR, from the coding sequence ATGCCGGACGTCGATCTCGGACCCAGGTCAGAAGTCGGCCCGGGTCCCCACGACGCCCGACCGCCGCGAGAGGTCGTCGACGAGGTCGCCACGCGGCTGTCCCGCGACGACCACGTGGCGCTGGCGCTTCCCGTGCAACCGCCGATTCCGGAGCTCGGCCTGCCCGCGTTCCGGCTCGCCCTCGAGGACCTCCCCTCGGCCCTGCCCGGCGCGCTCGGCCTGGGCAGCACCTGGAATCCCGGGCTGGCGCGACGAATCGGCGCGGCCGTCGGTGTCCGCGTGCGGGCGCTGCGGCAGAACCCGCTGCGGCGGGTGCCGGCCGTGGTTCCGCTGTACGACCCCTGGTCCGAACGCAACGGCGACGGCTACTCCGAGGATCCGCTGCTGACCTCGATGCTGGCGACCGCGCTGGGCCTGGGACTGCGCGGCCCCTCGACGGAGTCGCCGAGGATCGCGCCCGTGATCGACGTCTTCGCCGAGGGTGAGCGATCCCACATACGCGCCAACATGCGCGTGCACATCGAGTACGAACTGCCGCCGCTGCGCGCGGTGCTCGAGACCGGGGCCGCGGCCGCACTGGCGCTGCCCGAGCGCTTCGTCGACCAACACCCGTTCCTCGCCGGGCTGTTCGTCGATCTGGCGGTCCGCGGGTGGAGCGACGACACGATCGTGCTCTGCGACGAACTGTCCGCCGGCAAGGCGTTGTGGCCGAGCGCGGACGGATATCTCGCCGCCGCCGACGCGAGCGCCGGCCCGACGGACCGGACCGCCTCGGCGCGGCGGATGCTGCTGCTGCGAAGCCAGCTGCACTCGTCGCCGCCCGCCGGTCGGGACGATGCCGACCACCTGGCCGCACAGGCCGCGCGAGAAGCCGTTGTGCTGCTCCGCAACGACGGCCTGCTCCCGCTGGTCACGGGCGAGGGCATGAAGGTGGCCGTGATCGGCGCCCAGGCCGCGGGTCTGCGCCGGATCATCGAGAAGCACCTGCACGGGTCGGCTGCGACAGTGAGCTACCACAGCGGCGCCGACCGGTATGCCGTGTGGCTGGCCGGCACCCCGCACCGGTTGACGGTGACCGCTGCCGGCGACGTCGTGTGCAAGGGCCGGCACGGGATCCAGTTCGAGCTGCACCAGTGGCGGCCCGAGGTCTACGCCTTGCTGTCGCCTGACGGGACCTACGTGTCCGTCGGCGACGACGGCACGGTCGGGACCGACCAGCCGTCGGCCGGGCACTGCCCGGCGGCGGCCGGCTTCCGGCTGCTCGCGACGGACGGCGACGTCTTCGCGATGCACCATGTCGCCTCCGACCGCTACCTGGCCGTCGAGGGCGACACCGTGACGACCGTCGAGGAGTGGGAACACGCGGCCCTGTTCCGCTTCGAGCGCACCGAGGACGGCAGCGAGGCGGCGGCCGCGATCGCCCGCGACGCCGACGTGGCCATCGTCGTGGCCGGCAACAGCCCGCTCGTCGAGCGCCATGCCGGCCCCAGGGTCAAGCTCGACCTGCCCACGCAGCAACAACAGGCACTGCGCGCGGTCCGAGCGGCGAACTCCAACACCGTGCTCGTCGTGGCCAGCGACTACCCGTACACCATCGACTGGGCCGACGAGAACGTCCCGGCGATCCTGTGGACGGCGCACAACGGCCCCCACACCCTGCCGGCGATCGCCGAGGTCCTGCTCGGCGACCACGCCCCCGCCGGCCGGCTGCCCCAGACCTGGTACCGCTCGGCCGACGACATTCCGGCGGGCGGCACGCGCGACATCATCGGCGCCCGGCTCACCTACCTCTACCACGACCGGAAACCCCTGTACCCCTTCGGGCACGGGCTGACCTACACCCCGTTCACGTATCCCCGGGCGACGGTGAACCCGGCGGCGATCGCCGAGGACGAGACCACCACCGTCACCGTCGAGGTGCACAACGACGGGTTCGTCGACTCCGACGAGGTGGTGCAGCTCTACTCCAGGCAGCTGACGTCCCGCGTCCGGCAGCCCCGGCTCCAGCTGCGCGACTACCGCCGGGTCCACGTCCGCGCCGGCGCCACCGAGACGATCACCTTCCGGATCCGGGCCAGCGATCTGTCCATTTGGGACATCCGCGTCGGCCAGCAGGTGGTCGAGCGGTCGAAGCACGAGATCCTCGTCGGCGGCTCGTCCGCCACCACGACGGCGGTCGGCCGGCTCGACGTCCACGGCACGCCGGTCACCGACCGGGCCGTGGCCGGCGCCGACGTGCCGGCCACGGAGTTCGACGAGTCCTGGGGCGTGAGCCTGGTGGCCGGCCCGTCCAGCAACGGCACCGCGCTCGTGTCGGTCGAGCCCGGCGCCTGGACCGCCTACCGGCGCTGCGATCTCACCGGCGTCTCGGCGTGGAGCATGACCTGCTCGTCGAGCGAGCACGCCGCCGTCGAGTTGCGGCTCGACTCGCCGACCGGGGCCCTGCTGGGCACGATCGTCGTCGGGACCACCGGCGCCATCCACCGTGCCGGCGCCAACCGCATTCCCCCCAACCTCGGCGTGCACGACGTCTTCGTGGTGTTCAGCCGGCCCGACGTCACCGCGGCGGAACTGGTGTTCCACCGTTAG
- a CDS encoding glycoside hydrolase family 127 protein — MTRSSFDRRGFLKVTAAGALVATAAPGVAHAQAAIGNPADGTAGASFPLTAVRLNASAFADNQARNTSYLNFVDSARLLHTFRLNVGLPSTAQPCGGWESPTTELRGHSMGHLLSGLALTYANTGDQAVLTKGRYLVGQLAACQARAAAAGFHPGYLSAFPENFFDRLEAGSGVWAPYYTIHKIMAGLIDQYALTGNTQALDVVTKLADWVDWRTARLSDAQMQQVMETEFGGVNEALANVYLLTGVEKYLTAAKRFYHRRIFDPLAAGVDRLSGNHANTQIPKMIGALRIWEHTGEQRFHDIAWNFWDIVVRHHTYIIGGNSNGEAFHDPDVIAGQLSNNTCENCNSYNMLKLTRLIHFHDRQRTDLLDYYERTLFNQMLGEQDPSSPHGFNIYYTGLSAGAFKQQPSFMGTDPNAYSTDYDNFSCDHGTGMETQAKFADTIYSRDAAGLSVNLFVPSQVSWPERNLILRQDTGFPDDASTRLTMTSSPGQLTVRVRIPSWVSATPRIRLNGADVRQPVHPGSWFSLGRQWKQGDTLDISLPMSLRINPTPDDPSVQAVTYGPVVLAGGYGNRAQMAMPRLDTASVKQTVAKPMTFTAKADGQPVTLTPISRTHHQHYTVYWLTGTPPPPPPAFAAWYQFNETSGTVAADSSGNGKNATLTGGASWSAGTVQLNGTDGYVQLPAGVINGATAYSVATRVRLDAAESWSRIFDFGTGTTAYMFLTPNSSANTLRYAITAGGADGEQQINASALPVGSWHHVAVTYGNGVGILYVDGVEVGRNNAMSVQPLSFGNDVKQNYLGKSQYADPYLRGALDDFRLYGRTLSPSEVAKLAAGTEGAV; from the coding sequence ATGACGCGATCTTCCTTTGACCGCCGGGGCTTTCTCAAGGTCACCGCGGCCGGCGCCCTGGTCGCGACCGCCGCGCCCGGTGTCGCGCACGCCCAGGCCGCGATCGGCAACCCCGCCGACGGCACCGCGGGAGCCTCGTTCCCGCTGACCGCCGTCCGCCTCAACGCCAGCGCGTTCGCCGACAACCAGGCCCGCAACACCAGCTACCTGAACTTCGTCGACTCCGCCCGGCTGCTGCACACGTTCCGGCTCAACGTCGGCCTACCCTCCACCGCCCAACCGTGCGGCGGCTGGGAGAGCCCGACGACCGAGCTGCGCGGCCACAGCATGGGACATCTGCTGTCCGGCCTCGCGCTGACCTACGCCAACACCGGCGACCAGGCCGTGCTGACCAAGGGCCGCTACCTGGTCGGCCAGCTCGCGGCCTGCCAGGCGCGGGCGGCCGCGGCCGGCTTCCACCCCGGCTACCTGTCGGCGTTCCCGGAGAACTTCTTCGACCGGCTGGAGGCCGGCAGCGGCGTCTGGGCGCCGTACTACACCATCCACAAGATCATGGCCGGCCTGATCGACCAGTACGCGCTCACCGGCAACACCCAGGCCCTGGACGTGGTGACCAAGCTGGCCGACTGGGTGGACTGGCGCACCGCCCGGCTGTCCGACGCCCAGATGCAGCAGGTGATGGAGACCGAGTTCGGCGGGGTCAACGAGGCGCTGGCCAACGTCTATCTGCTCACCGGCGTCGAGAAGTACCTCACCGCGGCCAAGCGGTTCTACCACCGGCGGATCTTCGACCCGCTGGCCGCCGGCGTGGACCGGCTGTCCGGCAACCACGCCAACACCCAGATCCCCAAGATGATCGGCGCGCTGCGGATCTGGGAGCACACCGGGGAGCAGCGCTTCCACGACATCGCCTGGAACTTCTGGGACATCGTGGTGCGCCACCACACGTACATCATCGGCGGCAACAGCAACGGGGAGGCCTTCCACGACCCGGACGTGATCGCCGGGCAGCTCAGCAACAACACCTGCGAGAACTGCAACAGCTACAACATGCTGAAGCTGACCCGGCTGATCCACTTCCACGACCGGCAGCGGACCGACCTGCTCGACTACTACGAGCGAACCCTGTTCAACCAGATGCTCGGCGAGCAGGACCCGTCGTCCCCGCACGGCTTCAACATCTACTACACCGGCCTGTCGGCGGGCGCGTTCAAGCAGCAGCCGTCGTTCATGGGCACCGACCCGAACGCCTACTCCACCGACTACGACAACTTCTCCTGCGACCACGGCACCGGCATGGAGACGCAGGCGAAGTTCGCCGACACGATCTACTCCCGGGACGCCGCCGGCCTGTCGGTGAACCTGTTCGTGCCGTCCCAGGTCAGCTGGCCGGAGAGGAACCTGATCCTGCGGCAGGACACCGGTTTCCCGGACGACGCCAGCACCCGCCTGACCATGACGTCGTCCCCCGGGCAACTGACGGTACGCGTGCGGATCCCGTCCTGGGTGAGCGCAACGCCGCGGATCCGCCTCAACGGCGCCGATGTTCGGCAACCGGTGCACCCGGGAAGCTGGTTCTCCCTTGGCCGGCAGTGGAAGCAGGGCGACACGCTGGACATATCGCTGCCGATGAGCCTCAGGATCAACCCCACACCGGACGATCCGTCCGTGCAGGCGGTGACGTACGGGCCGGTGGTGCTCGCCGGCGGCTACGGCAACCGCGCGCAGATGGCGATGCCGAGGCTGGACACCGCTTCGGTCAAGCAGACGGTCGCCAAGCCGATGACCTTCACGGCCAAGGCGGACGGCCAGCCCGTGACCCTCACGCCGATCTCCCGCACGCACCACCAGCACTACACCGTCTACTGGCTGACCGGGACGCCGCCTCCGCCCCCGCCGGCCTTCGCCGCCTGGTACCAGTTCAACGAGACCAGCGGCACGGTCGCCGCCGACTCGTCCGGCAACGGCAAGAACGCCACCTTGACCGGCGGCGCGTCGTGGTCCGCCGGCACCGTGCAACTCAACGGCACCGACGGCTACGTGCAGCTGCCGGCCGGCGTCATCAACGGGGCTACCGCCTACTCGGTGGCGACGCGGGTCCGGCTGGACGCCGCCGAGAGCTGGTCCCGGATCTTCGACTTCGGCACCGGCACGACCGCGTACATGTTCCTGACCCCGAACAGCAGCGCCAACACACTGCGGTACGCGATCACCGCCGGCGGCGCCGACGGTGAACAGCAGATCAACGCCTCGGCACTGCCGGTCGGCTCCTGGCACCACGTCGCCGTCACCTACGGCAACGGCGTCGGCATCCTGTACGTCGACGGCGTCGAGGTCGGCCGCAACAACGCCATGTCCGTGCAGCCGTTGTCGTTCGGCAACGACGTCAAGCAGAACTACCTCGGCAAGTCCCAGTACGCCGACCCGTACCTGCGCGGCGCACTCGACGACTTCCGGCTCTACGGCCGGACATTGTCGCCGTCGGAGGTGGCGAAGCTGGCCGCCGGAACGGAAGGCGCTGTGTAG